From the genome of Leptospira koniambonensis:
AAACCTCGTCGAAGATATTCTCAACAAAACGTTTCTCTAATTTTCCTTGTACTCCCCCGCTTGTTTTGACCCTTATGTAAATATCTGTCTCTTCTGTGATAATTCCTTGTATCGTTATACCGTTTTTCAACCGGATCCTTTTTTCTTCACTTGAGACGATATAGAAGGGAAATGATAGCGCAACGGCTAGTAATACCCTTCTGAAAATATGCATAAGGGAAACTTTTTGTTAAGAGCATATAGAACAACTAATATTTATGTAAGGAATAATAGGATTCGACTACTGGCCGGAGATTTCGAGGGTCCAAATACTAAATCTTCGAAATAAACTCAAATCTTTTCATCACTCCAAATTCCAGGATCGCAGATCTACTTTCTGAATTGATCGTTTTGCCTACAGCTTCCATTACTTTTTGCTGTATTAAGTAAGCACCAGGATTACTCAAATCTACTCCAATTAATCCGTCTTTGGATGAATAAAGATACTGTTGATATGAATTCAGATTATATTTCCACTCATAAAATTGAAATCCTGCGTAAACCGAAATCGTAGGAGTCACTCGATAAACCAATCGATAGAGAAGATGGAAACCATTTGCATTCCAAGAAATATTTTGATCTTGTCTGTAGAATGCTAACTGAGATAGATTTGTGGGAACAAGTCCAGATACTATACTTCCATCCTGGTTACCTGATAAAGTTAGATTATGATATTCTAATCTATTTTCCCATCTTTCTCCCATTCGAATGGTTGCTTTTAGTCCTATAGTATAACCTTTAAGAGTTTCATTAAATTTCATTACACCTTGGGAATATAGATATAACCCTGTGTCGATATAATAGGACGTGGATAAATTTGTATCCTGAGATTGTCCCCAGAAGTGTTGGTATCCTATTGTAGGTCTTAAATCGAATCTGTCGTTTGTAAAAGCAAGAAATGATAATTCGTTTTTCAAAGAGCTTTGTCTTTCCGGAAAACTTCCTGTGCTATGCATCATACCACTTGCATAAGAATGACTATCATAGGTGCTTCTATTACCTAAATAGGATCCTGTAATTCCCCCAGACCATCTTTTCCAAGTATAGATCGCTCCATACGTTTGGGACAATTCAGGAGAATGTGTAGGTTTATCGATTACAGTAGGAAGAGTTCCGGAGAGCAATCCCATTTTGTTTTGGACTTGCACCGGAAGCTCTTGTGTCTCAGGAGAATATCTCCCTGCTCCTAATCCGAAGGAGATTTCTAAATCATTTCTCTTTAATTGGTCTATATGAAAATTTACCAAAGGTTTGGGGACTTCTATAATTTGTGGTGTAGGCGTTTGTTCCGCTTGGACTGGCTTTTTTTCTTCCTGCTGAACTTTTGTAGGTTCATTGAAACTTACGGTATTGATCTCAGATTTGTTTAGTTGTATCGTTTTTCCATCTGCAGTTTTGATCGTCATACTGGCCGCGGTCTGTTGTAATATCTCTGCGCGAATGACCTGGCCATTCTTTAGATAGATGGTTTTCATTTCCGCAAACAAAGAAACAACTGGGGTCAATAAGAAGGTGAATAGTAGAAGGAACCGAAAAAGAGCCAATTTCATCTGCGACGTATTCTGTATCTTAAAAGCTCGGATGCAATAATTTAATGGTCTTAATCTAACTTCGCAAACAAATTTCGATTATTGAGATAACTCGAATCTTTTCATAACTCCGAATTCTAAGGAGGAGGCTTTGCTTGTGGCCGGGGTCATTTTCGCTGTGGAAGTTAACAGAAGATTTATAAGGACCAATTGATCGACGGGGCTTGGATTGTCTATATTGGCTAACCCATCGAAAGATTGATCTAATGATTTTAAAGAATATTTCCATTCGAATGCTTGGATCCCTGCCCAAAAAGAAATTGTGGGTGTCCATTTATAGAATAGTTTATAAGAAAAATTGAATCCTTTTGCGTCCCACTGTATACTTCCTCGGATTACTCCATAATCAAAAAAATTAGGAGGGTTGAACATTGACAAAGTTCCGTTACTGTACTGTGCACCTGAAAGCATTAGATAATGTAATTCAATTCTATGTTCCCATCTTTCCCCTTGTCTAACTGTAGTTTTTAATCCGATAGATGGGCCTTTCAATTTTTCCAAGAAGTAATAATGGTATTTGAAAAAAGAAGTTAGTTCATTTCCGTTATAGCCGGTTGAAATTGTATTATTATCGTCTGTCTTTCCCCAAAACTGAGAATAACCAAAACTAGGTCTTAGATCGATCCTTTGATTACTATAAGCGAGATAGGAAATATCTGCTTTTAAGGAACTTTGTTTTTCGGGGAATTTTCCGGCGATCTCTTGCAAACTAGCATTAGGATTATATATTTTAATTCTTTCGGATGTTTCACCGCCGAAATGATTTGCGCTTATGCCAAATGCAAACTTCTTCCAATAGTATATGGCGCCCATACTATAAGCTAAACCTCTTTTGTAACTGGGCGAATCATGATCAGGAGGAAGTTGTCCAGTTAGTATATTTGCTTTTACTGAAGTTTGATTTAAATAGGATTCGGTAGGAGGGCGATATGTTCCAAGGCCCGCTCCAAAAAATAATTCTATATCCTTCCTTTTGACCTGGTCAATTGCATAAGGACTAGCAGTTTTATTTATTTCGGGTTCTGGCGTTTTACTAACTTCTGGAGTAGGAGGGGGTGGTTCTTCGACTACAGCGGTTAGTTGTTTTAATTTTTCCTCCGACTCTCTCTTTTCTTGAACGGTGGGTTCCTTGTAACTAACTCTTTGGATCTCTTTCTTATTCAGTTGTTTGACCTTTCCGTCTTCCATTTTGATCTGCATTGTCGTTGCAGTTTGTTGGATGACTTCTCCGCGTAAGATCTGCCCGTTCCTCATATAGATCGTTTGTATTTCCGCAAACAGTTCGGCTACGGGAGAAGATAATAAAATAATTAAGAAACAGATTCTTATGTTGGAACTTCCCATAACGCGGCCTATTAGAAGGCACGTTTACTTGATAGGCAATAACTTATTAAATACTTATGAATAAAAGGTGCTCTAATTAAGGAAAAATGCCCGCGGTAAAGATCGTTTAACACCTGTATCGTTTATGAGATTTTTATACTTTCTTCGGCTTTTGGATTTCTTCTTTCCTTTACTCTGCGGGATTTGCGGCAGAGAAGACTTCTTTTCCTTAAAAATAGGCCTTTGTAAAAGATGCAACTATGCTGCTCGGACTTCCAAACAATTATATCGATGTAATGTATGTTCTTCTCCCTTGCCTGATGCAGAGAAGGTTTGTGAATTTTGCGATTCCAGAAATGTATTTTTCACAAAAGTTTTCAGCCTGAGAGATAGGACCGACCTTTTAGGAGAATTATTAAATAAGCTGAAATCAAATAATGAATATCCTGTTTCTATTTTTCTTTCTTTGGGTATCAGAAAGGCATTGAGAGAGCTGAAAACATTGGATTTGGATGCTTGTATACTTCTTCCTAGCTATTCTAAAAATAAAATTTTTAATCCTGATCTCAGACCGTTCTCTCCAAGCGGCAGATTGTATGAAGAGACAAGGAGAATATTAAAAATTCCTTTAATAGATCCATTGATAAAAACAAGTCCGGAAAGACAGGCGGGCAAAAATTTCTCCGAAAGATTTTTTCATGCGTATTCTGCATGGGGAATCAAATCGAATTGGAAGGATCGTTGCCCTTCTAAGATATTATTATTGGACGATGTTTTTACTACTGGCGCAAGTGTGAACGAGGCATGCCGAATTTTAAAGAAGAATGGTACAAAGTCGGTTTATGTTTTAACCTATCTTAGGGTTTCGGATTAAACTTGACTAATCTATATATCCGTTTAGTATAGATGGAAGAAGATGATTCGAAAAATTCTACATGTAGACATGGACGCATTTTATGCTTCTGTAGAACAAAGAGATAATCCGAGTTATCGGGGCAAACCAATCATTGTTGGAGGTCCTCCGGATTCCAGGGGGGTGGTATGCGCTGCAAGTTATGAAGCAAGGAAATTCGGAGTTCGCTCTGCAATGCCTTGCTCTCAAGCTGCGAGACTTTGTCCTTCCGGGATTTTTGTAACTCCTCGTTTCGAAGCATACAGAAAAGTATCTTCAAAAATCAGACAAATTTTTTTAGAATACACGGACCTTGTGGAGATGTTGTCCTTGGACGAGGCATTTTTAGATGTCACCCAAAATAAGAAGAATATTCCTTATGCAAGTGAAGTTGCAAAAGAGATAAGAGAAAGAATTTTCGAAGAGACTCAGCTGACAGCATCGGCTGGAGTTTCCATCAATAAATTTTTAGCTAAAATTGCTACCGACCAAAATAAACCGAATGGAATGACAATCGTTCGTCCGGAGCAGATTGAAAAGTTTATAGATTCATTAGATGTTTCTGTATTTCCAGGGATTGGAAAAGTTACATTAAAAAAAATGCATGAACTTGGGATCAAAAAGGGAAAGGACCTAAAAGAAAAAAGCCTGGAGATGTTAGGCCAAAATTTTGGTAAATCTGGCCGTTGGTTCTTTGCAGTATGCAGGGGTTTAGATGATAGACCTGTAGAGCCTTATAGAGAAAGAAAATCCTTAGGTGCAGAATCTACGTTTGCTAAAGACCTGGAAAATGGCTCGGATATATTTAGAGAACTTGCTGATATCGCTGAAGAATTAGAAAGAAGGCTTTTACAAAAACCTTTTCCAGGAAAAACAATTACTCTCAAAGTAAAATTTTCAGACTTCACCCAAAAGACCAGGAGTATTACTGAAGACTATTCCTATCTGGATAAAAATGAATTGTACCGGATCGGATCTAAACTTTTGGAAGAATTTATATTGGGATCCGGTAAATCTATTTTTCCAATTCGCCTTTTAGGTTTAAGCCTTTCTCATCCAGAAAGTAAAAGTTCTCAGATCAAAAGTGAAGACGAAGAAGATCTGTTTCCTTCTCTATTCTAAACTATTTAGAAGTATCTCCATCTATTCCAGAAGGAACCAAGTTTGCGATCCCTTGTCTGAGATTGGCCCATTCTTGCCTGCATTTTTTATCCGAATCTTTTTCTTCATTATAATGGATCATGGATCTTCCCGCTGCAAGTCCTGCTAATTTAGAATTATCGAATATTTTCCAGGCGATACTTAAAATGAATAAACCTACAAATGGAAGTGCGATCTTTAAGATCCCATGATGTTTGGAATCCATAATCGATCCTAAAAATGTGCATATAGAGCCAATGCTGAATAAATACCAACCTATATAAAAATAATCTTCTGCAATCTCGGAAGCATTATTGATCATATATCTACAGAAAGATCCATCCATCTCTACCAATTCTTTTTTTCCGGACGGTAAAAGATTTTCTATAAACGGTTTTTCTAATCTGGACTTTCCTAAATAGGGCTGGATCTCTAAGAATAAATTGATCCCTAAATACAACATTCCAATGAAGAAGATTATAAAAAAAGGTCTGTATAAAAGTTTGGTCCTTTCTGTAGATCTGTATATTTCCAGTTCAGATTCAGGAACTCCCATCTTTTTGGAAATTCTGTCTTTGTATTGTTGGAATGCTAGGTTATCCATGAATGCAATATAATCTGTAGCAGGAGGAGAATCTTTTGTCTCCTTACTTTGAAGCCAAACATTTACTTCGTTTAAAGCTTTGGTCTTGGAAACTTTGAAGTATGGAAAGATAAGACGGATCAGAAACATATAGTTTTCCTAATGTATAAAATCAGCAAATAGATTGGCTGGTCAGATTAGGAAATCTTTAAGATGTGTGCAAGGCGTTTTTTTAGGTTCGAAAAGTAGAAAAGGTTAAAACTTCTCTAAAATAGCTAAAATTTCTCTCCCATATTGTCTAACTTTGGCTTCTCCCATACCTTTGATTGCCATTAGATCCTCCAGACTTTCCGGTTTCTGGGAAACAATTCGGACAAGCACAGGATTTTGGAGCACCATAAACTTCTTCCATTTATTACGTCTCGCGATCCTGTCTCTGAAGTTTTTGAGTTCATTCAGAATAAGTTTATCCCCGCTAAGTGGAACTTTTTTGCGAGGTTTATCGGGATCGTCAAATACCGGTTTAGGTTTTCCGAATGCAGTTAGATAGATTTTAGGATATTTATCCCCTTTAACAGAAAGTTTTTTAGCCTTCTGCCAATCTTCTAAAAGTTTAAGAATAGATTCTTCAGGAACATGCTTTAAGGAAGAATAATATTCAGATTTATCCAATCTTCTGCGGAGTATATCTTTAGATTTTGCGCCTCTTAAAGTGCCTGCGATGATTTTTTTACCAAATTTTGCAGGATATTCTGAGATCAATCCTTCTATCGATCTGATCTCGTCTGCATCGAAGATATGAGATTCTTTCTCCTTTTTCTTTTCTGCTTTTAATCTTTCTCTTTCTGTATAGGCAAGTCTTGCAGAATGAGAAGATGCGGAATCTGCACAAGTATCGCAGGATCCACAATTAGAGATTTTTTCTCCGAAATAATCACATAAGATCTTTTGCCTGCAGTCAGGAGAACTTACATAAGATTTTACATGAGAGAGTAGGGTTTCTCCTCCCTTATAATTTGCTTCTTTGGAAAGAAGAAAACTTTGAACGCTTAAATCGCCAGGTAAGAAGAATAATACACAATCAGAATTTTTACCGTCTCTACCAGCTCTTCCTGCTTCTTGGTAATAACTTTCTAAGGAAGAAGGTACCTGATAATGAAGGACCAATCTTACGTTAGGGCTGTCTAGTCCCATTCCGAATGCGTTTGTGGC
Proteins encoded in this window:
- a CDS encoding LA_0442/LA_0875 N-terminal domain-containing protein encodes the protein MKLALFRFLLLFTFLLTPVVSLFAEMKTIYLKNGQVIRAEILQQTAASMTIKTADGKTIQLNKSEINTVSFNEPTKVQQEEKKPVQAEQTPTPQIIEVPKPLVNFHIDQLKRNDLEISFGLGAGRYSPETQELPVQVQNKMGLLSGTLPTVIDKPTHSPELSQTYGAIYTWKRWSGGITGSYLGNRSTYDSHSYASGMMHSTGSFPERQSSLKNELSFLAFTNDRFDLRPTIGYQHFWGQSQDTNLSTSYYIDTGLYLYSQGVMKFNETLKGYTIGLKATIRMGERWENRLEYHNLTLSGNQDGSIVSGLVPTNLSQLAFYRQDQNISWNANGFHLLYRLVYRVTPTISVYAGFQFYEWKYNLNSYQQYLYSSKDGLIGVDLSNPGAYLIQQKVMEAVGKTINSESRSAILEFGVMKRFEFISKI
- a CDS encoding LA_0442/LA_0875 N-terminal domain-containing protein yields the protein MGSSNIRICFLIILLSSPVAELFAEIQTIYMRNGQILRGEVIQQTATTMQIKMEDGKVKQLNKKEIQRVSYKEPTVQEKRESEEKLKQLTAVVEEPPPPTPEVSKTPEPEINKTASPYAIDQVKRKDIELFFGAGLGTYRPPTESYLNQTSVKANILTGQLPPDHDSPSYKRGLAYSMGAIYYWKKFAFGISANHFGGETSERIKIYNPNASLQEIAGKFPEKQSSLKADISYLAYSNQRIDLRPSFGYSQFWGKTDDNNTISTGYNGNELTSFFKYHYYFLEKLKGPSIGLKTTVRQGERWEHRIELHYLMLSGAQYSNGTLSMFNPPNFFDYGVIRGSIQWDAKGFNFSYKLFYKWTPTISFWAGIQAFEWKYSLKSLDQSFDGLANIDNPSPVDQLVLINLLLTSTAKMTPATSKASSLEFGVMKRFELSQ
- a CDS encoding ComF family protein, with the translated sequence MRFLYFLRLLDFFFPLLCGICGREDFFSLKIGLCKRCNYAARTSKQLYRCNVCSSPLPDAEKVCEFCDSRNVFFTKVFSLRDRTDLLGELLNKLKSNNEYPVSIFLSLGIRKALRELKTLDLDACILLPSYSKNKIFNPDLRPFSPSGRLYEETRRILKIPLIDPLIKTSPERQAGKNFSERFFHAYSAWGIKSNWKDRCPSKILLLDDVFTTGASVNEACRILKKNGTKSVYVLTYLRVSD
- the dinB gene encoding DNA polymerase IV; this translates as MIRKILHVDMDAFYASVEQRDNPSYRGKPIIVGGPPDSRGVVCAASYEARKFGVRSAMPCSQAARLCPSGIFVTPRFEAYRKVSSKIRQIFLEYTDLVEMLSLDEAFLDVTQNKKNIPYASEVAKEIRERIFEETQLTASAGVSINKFLAKIATDQNKPNGMTIVRPEQIEKFIDSLDVSVFPGIGKVTLKKMHELGIKKGKDLKEKSLEMLGQNFGKSGRWFFAVCRGLDDRPVEPYRERKSLGAESTFAKDLENGSDIFRELADIAEELERRLLQKPFPGKTITLKVKFSDFTQKTRSITEDYSYLDKNELYRIGSKLLEEFILGSGKSIFPIRLLGLSLSHPESKSSQIKSEDEEDLFPSLF
- a CDS encoding RecQ family ATP-dependent DNA helicase, whose translation is MTGTVSSSIEDWKKILHTHFGFSQFRQGQWEAVRALLGRKDVLAILPTGGGKSLIYQLPSFAEASSLTIVISPLIALMKDQVDGLKAKGIQAAYCNSTQDDLEQVRVLSSAATGKIRILYISPERAVSRSFLNLLPKLPVSLMAVDEAHCVSQWGHDFRPEYRKLHTLRSYLQEGTPWVALTATATDRVKKDISDSLGLKLPLHVQGTYARENLKFSVVYPDSEREKENLLLEILEKGFFQKSVSGKVIIYCSTRAKVDEIYELLRKSGYKVGKYHAGRTDSSREKAQEGYSSGKTNILVATNAFGMGLDSPNVRLVLHYQVPSSLESYYQEAGRAGRDGKNSDCVLFFLPGDLSVQSFLLSKEANYKGGETLLSHVKSYVSSPDCRQKILCDYFGEKISNCGSCDTCADSASSHSARLAYTERERLKAEKKKEKESHIFDADEIRSIEGLISEYPAKFGKKIIAGTLRGAKSKDILRRRLDKSEYYSSLKHVPEESILKLLEDWQKAKKLSVKGDKYPKIYLTAFGKPKPVFDDPDKPRKKVPLSGDKLILNELKNFRDRIARRNKWKKFMVLQNPVLVRIVSQKPESLEDLMAIKGMGEAKVRQYGREILAILEKF